The DNA segment GAGCTTTTCAGGAGTGGGGTGGTGAGATTGGCGATTCTATTCTGATGAGAACAGTTTATGGAGAGCAAGAATTTATCGTAGTGGATATGGTACAAACCTCGCATTACTCGGGGTATGTAGCGTTTATGCTTGATACAGGGCTGCTTCATGATTTTGGATGGGTTGGTGCACAGAATTTGATGGTGACTATCGAGGATGGGAGTGCCATTGAAATACGTGATCAAATTTGGGAGATGGATGAAGGTCATATCTCAAAAATTGAAACGGTTGATGACCAGATTCAATCCACGACATTAGCGATCACCGGGATGAGTGATTTGATGCTGATTTTAATGATTACAATCATTGCACTAGCAAGTGTAGGAACCGCCAATACTCTGTTGATGAATGCATTAGAGAGAGCTAAAGAGATAACCACCATGAGAGCGATTGGCTTTACGACTCAACAGGTGTCGAGCATGTTGATCATCGAAGGAATCTTAGTCGGTGTTTCTGGAATAGCAGGTGGAATTGTATTCGGTGTCCTTCTCATCTATTTCATGAGTCAGTCAGCTTGGATGGACGGCTTTATGACATTTCAACTCCCTTTTGATACGATCATATTGACTATTGTAGCAGGTATTCTTTTGAGTCTGCTTGCTGCGTGGTATGCTAGTCGAAGTGCGACGAAGCTAGATATTCAATCGTCAATAAGAGAAGGTTGAGGCAACTATGTCAGTAAAATTTGGAATCCTAACATTACTTAGTTTAAAAAAACATCACGGTTATGAGCTTAAAATAGAAGTAGACTCACTACTTGGGTTAAAAGGGAAGATAAACCCAGGGCAGATTTACACGACATTGGATCGATTAATGAGAGATGAGCTGGTTTCATCGCCGGAAATCGATGATCAAGAAAGGAAGCTTTTTACGATTGAAGGTAAAGGGGAGCAAGAGCTTAAACATTGGCTATTAGAACCAGTTACGTATCAATCCACAAAGGATGACTTCTTCTTTAAATGGAGCTGTGCGAGAAAGATCGATTTTTCTCAAGAGGATCAAATGCTTACTCAACAAAAAACGCTCATTGTTAAAGAAGTAATGGAGCTAACAAAACAGAAGACGGAGCTCCTTTTTTCTGGAGAGGAGCGCAAATATTTATTAGTAACGGGAGCTTTGCTTCATTTAGAAGCGGACCTTAATTGGTTAAATCAAGTGATGAACCGTATGAAAAAATGATAAGGAGAGCAGGGGACGATGAACTTTCTATTACAATACAACTGGGAACTGTTTATTGCTGCTGAAGTGTTATCTGTTGTTGCCTTGCTTTTGTTTGGGGTCACTCGGTATTGGTTTATACAGGGAAGAACCAGTTATTTATTTATAGGGTTATTTCTCCTTCTTCTTGTACTTGAAGCCCTGCTTGGACTCTACGTCTACCAACAGACAGGGGAGATCTCAACTTTTCTCATTATCATCACGTTGTTTGTTCTCTATGCCTGTACCTTTGGTATTTTTGACTTTATCCGATTGGATCGCTGGATGAGAACCAAGATTGGCAAGCTTCGTGGAGTCGAGTTATTGACAGATAAGGATTACAAAAGAATTGAACGGTCAAAAGACCCGAAATACAAAGCGAAGAAATATCGAATATCCTCTACCATCCACCTCATTGTCTTTTTTGCAGGGCAGTTCTTGCTATGGTCATTGGGGACCAGTGGGTTAGATGAAATGATTGGTTATGCTTCAGACTTGTCGTGGATTGAGGACGGTCATTATGAGAATTCTCCGTACCAGAATGAAGCAATGTTTGCAGTTGGGACGATCTGGGGCATCGTATTTGTCGCTGACTTTTTGTATTCATGGTCGTATACTCTTTTTCCAAGTAACAAATAATTCGTAAAGAGCTTTCACAAAAAAGTGAAGGCTCTTTTTTTGCGAAACATTCAAATGATCATTTGTTTATTTGATTGACATTTTCTTGAGTTAAGAATAATATAATAATCAAATAAACATTTGAATGAGGTGTAAGCAATGACATCCGTTAAAGAAACGCAAGATACATGTGAAGTTGTTTCTTTTGAAGAGGAAAAGGTTCAACGAGTAACAGGCTTAGTGCAAAGCGTTGATTTTGTACCCGTAGCTGATGTATTTAAAGCATTATCCGATGTTACACGTCTTAAGATTGCCTATGCGTTGCTACAGGAAGAAGAGCTTTGTGTATGTGATGTGGCCAATATAATTGGGATGACCACGGCATCCACCTCGCATCATTTAAGGCATTTACGCAACTTACGTATTGCAAAAAGTCGAAAGGAAGGAAAAATGGTCTATTACTCGTTGGATGATGAGCATGTCCGCCAGCTGGTGATGATGGCTGTCCAACATAGTCAGGAGGTGTAACGATGAGTGAGCATACAGAATCAAATGTGTACCGGGTTGAAGGATTCTCGTGTGCAGGCTGCGCTGGGACCTTTGAGAAAAACGTGAAAAAGCTTGATGGAGTGTCGGATGCAAAGGTTAATTTTGGTGCCTCAAAGATTACCGTTTACGGTTCAACCAATGTGGCAGAGCTGGAACAGGCTGGTGCTTTTGAAAAGCTGAAGGTGCGACCTGAGCATGAACGGACAGCACCTGGGTCGAACGAAGAACAAGAATTTTCCTCCTTTATCCAAAAGCATATGACTGTAATTGGTTCACTTTTGTTTCTGTTGTTTGGTTTTTTATCTTATGGAGTAAATGGAGAAGACAATCTGGTGACAGTCCTTGCATTTGCCACTTCGATGGTGATCGGAGGATATACGCTGTTTAAGCAAGGGTTACTCAACTTAACGCGCCTTCAGTTTGATATGCGAACATTGATGACCATCGCCGTTATAGGTGCAGCGATCATTGGTGAATGGACAGAAGGAGCCATTGTTGTCATTCTGTTTGCGATTAGTGAAGCACTTGAACGTTTTTCGATGGATCGAGCCAGACAATCCATTCGCTCACTCATGGATATTGCTCCAAAAGAAGCATTGATCAAACGAAATGGCCATGAGATGACGGTTAACGTAGAAGACATACAGATTGGCGACGTGATGATTGTTAAGCCTGGGCAAAAACTCGCCATGGACGGTATTGTAGTCTCAGGTCATTCATCTATGAACCAATCAGCGATTACAGGAGAGTCCATACCTGTTGAAAAGCATATAGAGGATGAAGTGTTTGCAGGAACGTTAAACGAAGAGGGATTGCTTGAGGTTCGTGTAACCAAACATGTAAAAGACACAACCCTTTCAAAAGTCATTCAGCTCGTGGAAGACGCGCAGGCAGAACGGGCACCATCACAAGCCTTTGTTGATACCTTTGCGAAATACTACACACCGGCCATTATTCTGGTGGCCGTACTTGTGGCAGTTCTGCCTCCACTTCTTATGGGAGGAGATTGGCAGACGTGGATTTACCAAGGTCTAGCCGTACTGGTTGTTGGATGCCCATGTGCACTTGTGATCTCGACACCCGTTGCGATTGTAACGGCAATTGGAAACGCAGCGAAACACGGCGTTTTGATCAAAGGTGGCGTTTACCTAGAAGAAATCGGTGCGCTTAAAGCGATAGCCTTTGATAAAACTGGCACATTAACAAAAGGTGTACCTGTTGTCACAAATTTTGTTGAATTAAGTGATGTGGACTCGAGTGATCTCCTTGCGATTGTTTCGGCGCTTGAATCAAACTCACAGCATCCCCTTGCATCGGCCATTGTTCGAAAAGCAGAGGAGGAGCAGGTTTTTGATCGAGATCTGGATGTGACAGATTTTACATCAATTACGGGTAAAGGCTTAAAAGGAATTGTTGGCGGAGTCACTTATTATGTAGGAAGTCCCGCTTTATTTGAGGACCGAGTTGCTGAGTATATGGAACGGATTCAACCATTACAAGAGCAAGGAAAAACAGTGATGGTCGTGGGAACAAATGATGAGATTCTCGCACTCATTGCCGTAGCAGATGAAGTCCGAGAGTCCAGTCGTAGCGTCATCTCTGCGCTTCATGAAAATGGAATCCGCAGAACGATTATGCTGACAGGTGATAATAAAGGGACCGCACATGCCATTGCAAACGATATCGGAATCACTCACGTACGTGCTGAACTGATGCCTGAAGATAAACTCACTCAAGTGAAAGAACTTCAAGCGGAGTTTGGAAAAGTAGCGATGATCGGCGATGGAGTCAACGATGCCCCGGCCCTTGCCGCATCAACAGTTGGGATTGCGATGGGCGGAGCTGGAACCGATACAGCACTTGAAACAGCAGACATTGCGCTGATGGGCGACGACTTAAAAAAATTACCTTACACCGTTAAGCTTAGCCGCCGCGCACTCGCTATCATCAAACAGAATATTACCTTCTCGCTCGGAATTAAATTGCTTGCGCTCATGCTCGTTGTGCCAGGCTGGCTCACACTTTGGATTGCCATCCTTGCCGATGTTGGGGCGACTCTTCTAGTAACAGCGAATGGGTTGAGACTGTTGAAGGTGAAGGAATGATGTGTGTGTGGGTCGGTGGGATCGATGGAGAGAGAGCATGAATCT comes from the Alkalihalobacillus sp. FSL W8-0930 genome and includes:
- a CDS encoding PadR family transcriptional regulator is translated as MSVKFGILTLLSLKKHHGYELKIEVDSLLGLKGKINPGQIYTTLDRLMRDELVSSPEIDDQERKLFTIEGKGEQELKHWLLEPVTYQSTKDDFFFKWSCARKIDFSQEDQMLTQQKTLIVKEVMELTKQKTELLFSGEERKYLLVTGALLHLEADLNWLNQVMNRMKK
- a CDS encoding metalloregulator ArsR/SmtB family transcription factor; amino-acid sequence: MTSVKETQDTCEVVSFEEEKVQRVTGLVQSVDFVPVADVFKALSDVTRLKIAYALLQEEELCVCDVANIIGMTTASTSHHLRHLRNLRIAKSRKEGKMVYYSLDDEHVRQLVMMAVQHSQEV
- a CDS encoding heavy metal translocating P-type ATPase; translated protein: MSEHTESNVYRVEGFSCAGCAGTFEKNVKKLDGVSDAKVNFGASKITVYGSTNVAELEQAGAFEKLKVRPEHERTAPGSNEEQEFSSFIQKHMTVIGSLLFLLFGFLSYGVNGEDNLVTVLAFATSMVIGGYTLFKQGLLNLTRLQFDMRTLMTIAVIGAAIIGEWTEGAIVVILFAISEALERFSMDRARQSIRSLMDIAPKEALIKRNGHEMTVNVEDIQIGDVMIVKPGQKLAMDGIVVSGHSSMNQSAITGESIPVEKHIEDEVFAGTLNEEGLLEVRVTKHVKDTTLSKVIQLVEDAQAERAPSQAFVDTFAKYYTPAIILVAVLVAVLPPLLMGGDWQTWIYQGLAVLVVGCPCALVISTPVAIVTAIGNAAKHGVLIKGGVYLEEIGALKAIAFDKTGTLTKGVPVVTNFVELSDVDSSDLLAIVSALESNSQHPLASAIVRKAEEEQVFDRDLDVTDFTSITGKGLKGIVGGVTYYVGSPALFEDRVAEYMERIQPLQEQGKTVMVVGTNDEILALIAVADEVRESSRSVISALHENGIRRTIMLTGDNKGTAHAIANDIGITHVRAELMPEDKLTQVKELQAEFGKVAMIGDGVNDAPALAASTVGIAMGGAGTDTALETADIALMGDDLKKLPYTVKLSRRALAIIKQNITFSLGIKLLALMLVVPGWLTLWIAILADVGATLLVTANGLRLLKVKE